GGTCCGAGTGGACATCCTGCAACGTGTCGGGGTGAATGAGCTCGGGCAACCGACCTGGCGGCTGGTGGAGGTGAAGTCTTCGACCAAGGTGAAGGCGACCCACGTGGAGGATCTGACGATCCAAAGCTATGTCTTGGAAGGAATGGGACTGGTCTTGGCGGATATCTGTCTGATGCACGTGAATACGCAGTACGTCTTTGACGGGCGACATCTCGATCTCGAGCAGCTGTTCGGCATTCGTTCACTGACGGAGACCGTGCGGCCGCGATTGCCGGAGGTGCCAGCACGGCTCACTGCCATGCAGGCCATGCTGGAGGCCATGTCGGCTCCCGCCATTACCCCGGATGAGCATTGTCAGAGTCCCTACGAATGCCCGTTCTGGGAGCACTGCACAAGGGAGAAACCGGCTCGCTGGATCTATCATTTGCCGGGAAGCAGCAAGACGGTCGTCCAGCTTCGTGAATTAGGCATTGAGACGATCGACGAAATTCCGGATCATGTCGCACTCACGCCGGTGCAACGGCGGGTGAAAGAGAACCGGGAATGGGTTGGCGGAGGCCTGCGGTCGGCATTGGAGACGATCGTCTATCCCGTCCATCATTTGGATTTTGAGACCTTCATGCCGGCGGTCCCGAAATTCGTGGATACGAGGCCCTACCAGGTCATTCCCACCCAATGGTCCAACCACATTGAGCAGGCAGACGGCACGCTTATGCATGCCGAGTTCCTGTGCCGGGATGAACGGGATCCCAGGGAAGAGCTGGCCATCACGTTATTGGAGTCGCTCGGACAGATAGGCAGCATCTGCGTGTATTCGAGTTATGAACGGTCGGTGATTGAGCGGCTGGCGGAGGATTTCCCGTCGCTACGCAAGGACTTGAAGCGGATCGTCGCCAGGTTGTGGGATCTTCATGTGATTATCAGGGATCACTACTATCATCCGGCCTTTGAGGGCAGCTACTCGATCAAGACCGTGTTGCCGGCCGTGGTGCCGTCCCTGAGTTATGACGACTTGGCGATTCGGGATGGAGGTGTTGCGGCTTGTGAATACAGCCGCATGATTTTTACCGTGAGTGACTGGATAGAGAAAGCCCGAATCCAAGAAGCACTGCTGCGATACTGTGAACGCGATACCCTGGCCATGGTCGAGTTACGGAGGGAATTGAGGCGAAGAGCCGGTTAATGCCTGCCCCGTGTGCGAATCCATTTCACCATCTGCAGACAGGTGGTTCCCAGTTTTTCATCCGCCATCAGTGCGATCCCACCCAAGGCCAACAGCGTCATCACCAGCGTAGCTTCGCTTTGTTCGAACATGCCGCCCTCCTGTGTGGACCAGAGACTACCCTGGATTTGAGGAGGCGAATAGACCACCAGAGGTGGGGGAAGATCCGGAATTCCGCAGAACAGGTCACGCGTGGTTTGTGCCGAGAGGAGCGAGAAGACGGCTGGAAGGCTTTGTGTGGCGGAGAGGGTGGGATTCGAACCCACGGTCCCTTTCAGGACAACGGTTTTCGAGACCGTCCGATTCGGCCGCTCTCGCACCTCTCCGCGCAAGGCCAGACAAAGACGTGCAGCTTACCGTGGACGGCTTCGAGATTCAAATGAAATCATGTGCTTCGGGACGACTTTCTTCCACGATTCGGGCGATCCCGCGAGTGGGAAAATTCTGATTCCATTTTGTAATCCGTCCATTCCACCATAGACTCACCTGGTGTAGTGAGACAGGTTGGAGACAGTTGTGACTGATCTTTTCCAGCCATCCATCCGATATAGCTTCGAAGCATAGTTCTTGTCCGCCTCTCCATCTCACTGGGGTTGAGCATTTTGTGGTTAAACATCCACCGGTAAGCGTTCCGCCCGGCGAGACATTGTGCGAGGTGCTGCGTTGGCGGGCTGAACATCAGCCCGATCAGACGGCCTATGTGTTTCTCCGTGACGGGGGAAGCAGCGAGGCCGTTCTCACCTATCGCGATCTCGATGCCCAGGCCCGCGCCATTGCCGGATATCTGCAATCCCGATTGCCTGCGGGGGAACGGCTTCTCCTCGTCTATCCACCCGGCCTCGAGTTTGTGCAGTCCTTTTGGGGAGCCCTGTATGCAGGCCTGATTGCCGTACCCGTGCCACCGCCGGATGCATTTCGCGTGAAGGCCGGCGCGTCGCGCGTGCATGGCATCATGCAAGACGCCGGTGCTGTCGGCGCGCTGACCACCAACGCCATCCTGCAGACGCTTCAGCGGTCGCTGCTTTCCTCAGGACAGTGGATGTCGATTGAGGCGACAGCCTCGGCAGATCCATCCAGCTGGCGTCCGATGTATCCCCAGGCCGCTACGGTTGCTTACCTGCAGTATACGTCCGGTTCGACCGCCGCTCCGAAAGGCGTGATGGTCAGCCACGAAAATATGACAGCGCAGAGTCGCTGCATCACCGAGGCCGGGGGGTATGACGCGGGATCGATCACGTTGTCCTGGATGCCCCATTTCCACGACTATGGATTGGTCAAGGGAATGATTCAGCCGGTCTGGATCGGTCGACCTTCTTACCTCATGTCGCCCCTGACGTTCCTCAAGCGCCCACTTCGTTGGCTTGAAGCCATCCAACGCTATCGAGTGACCCACAGCGGCGCGCCCAACTTTGCCTATCGCCGTTGTATCGAAGCCATTGCGCCTGAGGATCGTGCCAAGTTGGATCTTTCCGGGTGGCGGGTGGCGAGCTGCGGCGCGGAACCTATTGCACCAGATACGATCGAACGATTCCTGGAGACGTTTGGACCGGTGGGATTCCGGCGTGAGGCCTTCTTTCCTGCCTATGGCATGGCGGAATATACCCTGCTCATCTCCTTGAAGCGGCAGGGTGTGGCCCCAACGATTCAGTCGCTGGATGCGTCCGCGCTTGAACAGGGTGTCGTCGCAGCGCCCAGGTCGCAAGCTGTGTCGGTTCGATCCGTTGTTGGATGCGGGTTCCCGGTCGGTGATACGCATGTCGTCATTGCCCATCCCGAAACGCTCTCCCGCTGTGCGGCCCAGCAGGTCGGAGAAATCTGGCTTGCCGGCGCCAGCATGACGCAGGGGTATTGGAACAAACCCGAAGAAACGGTGCGCACGTTTGCCGCAACGTTGCGGGATACCGGCGAGGGGCCATTCCTGCGCACCGGCGATCTCGGATTCGTTCAAGATGGACAGGTGTTTGTCACCGGGCGATTGAAAGACCTGCTGATCATTCGGGGGAGAAATCATTACCCACAGGACCTCGAGCATACGGTGGAATCCTGCCATGAATCATTTCGGCGAGGGGGAACGGCGGCCTTTTCCGTGGACGAGGCGGGGGAAGAAACCGTCGTCATCGTGCAGGAACTCGAGCGGCAAGCCATGCCACCGGCTGTCGAAGACCTGGCCGCCGCGATTCGCCTGGCCTTGTCGGAGCAACATGACCTGCATGTGTCGGCCGTTGCGTTCATCAAGGCTGGCAGCCTTCCAAAAACGTCCAGCGGAAAGGTACAACGGCGAGCCTGCCGCGAGCAGTATCTGACAGGGCATCTCGCATTGATCGGGACAAGCATCGCGCCGTCTCCGGTAGGTCTGTCGCCGACAATGACCACTGGACCCATCGACCTGCGCGGGCTCCCGCCTCACGAACGTCGAGAAACCATCGCGCGGGCCATGCAACAGATAATTGGTGAGCGAGTGGGGAAGCAAGGGGAGGCGGTCCCTTCCGACCAGGCGATCCATCATCTGGGGCTGGACTCATTGATGGCAGCCGACGTGCTGCATCGCCTCGAGGAGTCGTTCCAGGTGGCGTTGTCCCTGCAAACCCTGCTGGGTGGCGCGACGATCAAGGACCTCGCCACGACGATCGGCGATGAACTGGGTGTGGAGGGATCGGTCACGACGGAGGTCCCCTCAACTGGCGCCGGTGCTGAAATCCTGGGGCCTTTGTCTGACAATCAGGCCGCGTTGTGGTTCTTGAGCCGCCTCGCGCCTGACAGCGCCGCCGCCAACGTCTCGCTGTTGTTGCATGTGCCGCCTGCCGTCGACGCGACCACCTTGCGAGGGGCGCTGGAGCGAGTGGCGGCCCGGCATGCGATGCTGCGTACGACGTTTGAGACAGAGGCGGATGTCCCTGTTCAACATGTGCATGATCATCTCTCGCCAGGGTGGACAACCATTGACAGTGGAACGTGGAACTGGAACCGCTTGCGGCAGGAGGCGCTGACTGCCGCGGCGATGCCGTTCGACCTTGTGCAGGGGCCGCTCTGGAAAGCCTGTTTCTTTGCCGGTGCCGAGCAGAAGTGGTTGTTGTTGGTCGCCCATCACATCGTCGTCGATGGGTGGTCGATGCTGCACCTGGTCGAGGAAATCAAGCGCGACTGTGCTCCGGCCACACAGCCCCATGCGGAAATGGCAGAAGCAGCCGGCGCACCTGTGCCGTATGCGGAATATGTCGAGTGGCATCGCACGCTATTGGCCGGGCAGGAAGGCCGAAGTCTGTCGCAGTATTGGAAATCGCAGTTGGCGGGCGAATTGCCACACTATGACATGCTCTATGACCGGCCGCAGCAGACGCTGGAGCCGTCTCACTATGCGTGGCATGCCTTCCATCTCGACAGACCGCTCGTCGAACGACTCAAGTCCCTGGCTCGTGAAGAGGGCACGACCCTCTATGTCCTCTGTCTGGCTGCCCTGCGAGTCCTGCTGTATCGATACACGAACCAGGAAGACACCATGGTGGTCACGCCCGTGTTCGGTCGCACCAGGGCACGATTCGCCCAGACCATCGGGGACTTCGTCAACATGCTGGTCCTGCGTGACAGTCTCCAGGCCGACAGTACGGGTCGTGAGTTGCTGACACAAACCAAACAGCGGTTTCTGGACGCGCTTGCACATCAGGACTATCCCTATGCGCGGGTCGTGTCGGATGTGCGTCCGATTCATCAGGGGCAACGTGCTCCCTTGGCGCAAGTGCTGTTCGTGCTGCAGCCGTTCACACTTCTGGCCGAGCTTGATGGACCGCATCAACCCGTGCCGCGTTCCTTGTCTGATGCCGGACAACCAGCCTGGGTGTCTTATGTTATTCCCCAACAGAGCGGACAGTTCGATCTCTGTGTCGAGATGGGGGAGTCGGAGCAGGGGCTGAGCGGGTATTTCGAGTATAAAGACGCGCTCTTGTCGTCCGACCGGATCGCACGAATGCAGGAACATTTTGTCCGCCTACTGGAAGGCATGGTTGCGGATCCCAGTCAGCCCCTCGCTTCGCTTCCACTTATGTCCAAAATCGAGCAGCGAGATACGGTGATGGCCTGGGGGCAATCATCGGGCGGGACGGAACCGGAACTGTCCCTGCATCGTCTGATCGAACGGCAGGCGCAACGGACACCTGATGCCATTGCTCTGGAACAGGACGGCCAGAGGATGACCTACCGGGAACTGGAGGTGCGTGCGAATCGTCTCGCCCATTACCTGCGCCGGCGAGGTGTCGAGCCGGGAGTTGTGGTCGGACTGTGCCTCGAACGGTCGATGAATTTGATCGTGGGCCTGCTCGGCATTCTCAAGTCAGGCGGGGCCTATCTGCCCTTGGACGCCGACTATCCGACTGAGCGGCTGGAATATATGCTGCGCGACAGCGAAGTCCGTGTGCTGGTCACGCAGCAAGACCAGCTGGCGCGCCTGCCGGCGACGAATCCCCATACCGTTTGCCTGGATTCAGAATGGGACCAAATTGCGCGTTGCCCTGACGGCGTGATCCAGGGAACCGATGCCATCGAGAATGTGGCGTACGTCATCTATACCTCTGGGTCCACCGGGCATCCGAAGGGCGTGATGGTGGAGCACCGGTCGATCGCCAACTATGTTTCCGGCATCACCGGCATCATTGGTCTCGCGCCTCACGATCGGGTGTTGCAATTCGCTTCGTTGAGCTTTGATACCGCCGCGGAGGAAATCTTCCCCTGCTTGGCCATGGGGGCGACGCTGGTGTTGCGCACGCCGGTAATGGTGGATGCGGTGTCCGGGTTTTTGGAGCGATGCCGCGATTGGAACCTGACGGTGCTCGATCTTCCGACGGCCTACTGGCACGAAGTCGTGACCCGTATGGAGCTGGAGCACCTGCCCTTCCCTGAATCGGTGAAGACCGTGATCATCGGCGGAGAACGGGTGCTTCCGCAAATTGTGCAACGATGGAGCGAACAAGTCGGGACTCGCGTGCGGCTGATCAATACGTATGGGCCGACCGAAACCACCGTGGCGGCAACCTGGGCCGATTTGACCGGGATGAACAGGGACGGGGAAGTCATCGGCGATCTCCCGATCGGCCGCCCGATTCCCCATGTGTCGGTCTACGTGTTGGATCAGCGGCAGCAACCGGTTCCGGTAGGCGTGCCCGGAGAGTTGTATATTGGGGGGCTGGGCGTGGCGAGGGGCTACCGAGGCCGTCCCGATCTCACCGCGGCAAAATTTGATTCCGACCCCTTTTCCACTCGTTCCGGAGCCAGACTGTATCGCACCGGAGATCTGGTGTGTTGGCGGCCGGATGGACAACTGGATTTTCGCGGACGCGCCGACCGTCAAGTCAAGATTCGTGGTTTCCGGGTGGAGTTGGAGGAAATCGAGGCCGTATTGAATCGCCACCCCGATCTGGAGCGGGCGGTGGTGGAGGTACGGGAAGATCAGCCCGGGGACAAGCGGATCGTGGTCTTCATGGTCCCGCGCCCCAATAACCGGCTAGGCTTGCTCCAATTGCGCGAGCAGCTGCGCAGTCACTTGCCCGCCCATATGATTCCCTCGACGTTCATCGAGCTCGAGGCGTTGCCGCTGACCGTCAATGGGAAGGTCGACCGGCGTGCACTGCAGGTTGCTGCGGACAGTCGCGCCAGTAAAGTCGAATTGACGTCGACCTATCTCGCTCCACGAACTCCCACGGAACAGGTCCTGGCCGATATCTGGGGGGAGATTCTGCAACTGAAAGATGTCGGCGTCCATGACAACTTTTTCGAGTTGGGCGGGCATTCCCTGCTGGCGACGCAGTTGGTGTCCCGGGTGCAGGCCTTATTTCGGATGGCGTTGCCGCTTCGCCAGGTCTTCGAGCGGCCGACCATTGCCACATTGGCCGAGGTGATCAAGGCCGGGCAGCACGGCGCCTCCGCGACGCAGGAGAGGCCGGGGTATGAGATCACGAAAATCGGCAGGGGCGCGCCTCTCCCGCTGTCGTTCGCGCAGGAACGGATGTGGTTTCTGTATCAACTCTCCCCGGAGGCAGCCGCCTACAACATTCCCGCCAGCGTGCGTCTCCATGGGCCGCTCAATAAAGCGGCGCTGCGATGGGCGGTGGGCGAGTTGGTCCGTCGCCACGAGACGCTGCGTACCACCTTTGCACAGGTCGACGGACAGCCGCGCCAGATGATCCATGACATATTGGATCCAGTCTGGACGGAGGAGGATGTGCGGCGGCTGCCGGCGGAACTGCGTGAGCCGCGCACATTGGAGATTGCGACGGCAGAAGCACGGCGTCCATTCGATCTGGAATGCGGACCTCTGCTGCGGATTGTGCTCATTCAGGTCGGAGATGAAGACCATGTGCTGGTCGTGAGCACGCATCACATCATTTCCGATCAGTGGTCGTACGGCGTGATTGCGCGTGAACTGGTGAGTAGCTATAACGCCTTCTGCGGCAGGAAACCCTTCGCGATGGCGGCGGACCTTGCCATTCAGTATGCCGATTTCGCGCAGTGGCAACGGGGCTGGTTGAGGGGACCGGTCTTGGCCGAGCAACTCGCCCATTGGAAATCCAAGCTGACCGATCTCCCGGTCTTGGCCTTGCCGGCCGATCGGCCGCGGCCGCCGGTGCATTCATTCAAAGGCGATCACGTCTCCATCGACCTGTCTTGGTCGTTGGTCAACCGATTGAAGCAGTTGAGTGTGCGCGAGGGCGTGACCCTCTACATGGTGTTCCTGGCCGGATTCTTCAGCTTGCTGCATCGGCTCACGCAACAGCGCGATCTGATCATCGGAACGCCCATCGCCAATCGCAACCGTCTGGAAGTCGAAGATCTCATCGGCACCTTTGTGAATACGCTGGTGCTGCGCACCGAGGTGACGGGCGAGTTGACCTTCCGCGAGTTGCTCAGACACGTCCGCGATCTGACGCTGGACGCCTACGCACATCAAGACGTGCCGTTCGAAAAGCTCGTGGAAGAACTGCGGCCGGACCGGAGCCAGGGGGGGCTTCCATTGGTACAGGTTCTGTTCAATTTCGCCAACACGCCGTTTGCCCGCACAGAGTTTCAACACTTGTCCTGGACGCCTTACGAAGTGAGCCGTGGTGCGGCTCAATTGGATGTGGGGCTGTCCATCGACCCGCTCGCGTCACGCAAGGCCTATCTGGAATTTAACACCGATCTGTTTGACCGAAGCTCCGCTGAACGCTGGATCTCGCAATACCGTGAGTTGATGGAAGCATTCGCTGATGATCCGGACGCGACGCTGGGACGCGTGTCTATGCTGACTGCCGATGAACAGCACCAAATGCTGTGGGAATGGAATGCGACCGATCGTTCCTTCGATCAGACCCACTGTTTCCCGCAACTGTTCGAAGCGCAGGCGGCACGGACTCCCGAGGCCATCGCGCTGGTGTTCGAAGGGATGGAATGGTCGTACGGGGAGCTCAATCGGCGCGTGAACCAGTTGGCGCATCACCTGCGGGATTGTGGCGTGGGGCCTGACCTGGTCGTGCCGGTCTTTCTGGACCGCTCGCCGGAGATGGTTCTCACCCTGTTGGCCGTGATGAAAGCCGGCGGCGCCTATTTGCCGTTGATTCCGGGTTTGCCCATCCGACGATTGGCCGCCATGCTTGAAGCGAGCCATGCGGCGGTGCTGGTCACGGATTCCACGCTGGTCGCGGGATTGCCGCAGCATCAGTTGCCGGTCGTTTGCCTGGATCGAGAGGCGGAAACGATCGCGCATTGCCCGGCGGACAATCCTCCTCCGCTGGCTGGCCTTGAGCATCTGGTCTACGTGCTGTTCACCTCCGGCTCGACCGGCCAACCGAAGGGCGTGGAGATCGAGCATCGCGCCCTCGTGAATTTTTTGCGCTCGATGCAGCTGGAACCGG
This window of the Nitrospira sp. genome carries:
- a CDS encoding DUF2779 domain-containing protein; its protein translation is MLILPEPAARSSYRLSKSRYLSGLQCHKRLYLEVHAPGLATKPDAATQAILDMGTDLGELARQRFHGGRLVTAGYRQSQEALAETAELLQDPTVPAIFEGAFQFNQVLVRVDILQRVGVNELGQPTWRLVEVKSSTKVKATHVEDLTIQSYVLEGMGLVLADICLMHVNTQYVFDGRHLDLEQLFGIRSLTETVRPRLPEVPARLTAMQAMLEAMSAPAITPDEHCQSPYECPFWEHCTREKPARWIYHLPGSSKTVVQLRELGIETIDEIPDHVALTPVQRRVKENREWVGGGLRSALETIVYPVHHLDFETFMPAVPKFVDTRPYQVIPTQWSNHIEQADGTLMHAEFLCRDERDPREELAITLLESLGQIGSICVYSSYERSVIERLAEDFPSLRKDLKRIVARLWDLHVIIRDHYYHPAFEGSYSIKTVLPAVVPSLSYDDLAIRDGGVAACEYSRMIFTVSDWIEKARIQEALLRYCERDTLAMVELRRELRRRAG
- a CDS encoding amino acid adenylation domain-containing protein, which encodes MVKHPPVSVPPGETLCEVLRWRAEHQPDQTAYVFLRDGGSSEAVLTYRDLDAQARAIAGYLQSRLPAGERLLLVYPPGLEFVQSFWGALYAGLIAVPVPPPDAFRVKAGASRVHGIMQDAGAVGALTTNAILQTLQRSLLSSGQWMSIEATASADPSSWRPMYPQAATVAYLQYTSGSTAAPKGVMVSHENMTAQSRCITEAGGYDAGSITLSWMPHFHDYGLVKGMIQPVWIGRPSYLMSPLTFLKRPLRWLEAIQRYRVTHSGAPNFAYRRCIEAIAPEDRAKLDLSGWRVASCGAEPIAPDTIERFLETFGPVGFRREAFFPAYGMAEYTLLISLKRQGVAPTIQSLDASALEQGVVAAPRSQAVSVRSVVGCGFPVGDTHVVIAHPETLSRCAAQQVGEIWLAGASMTQGYWNKPEETVRTFAATLRDTGEGPFLRTGDLGFVQDGQVFVTGRLKDLLIIRGRNHYPQDLEHTVESCHESFRRGGTAAFSVDEAGEETVVIVQELERQAMPPAVEDLAAAIRLALSEQHDLHVSAVAFIKAGSLPKTSSGKVQRRACREQYLTGHLALIGTSIAPSPVGLSPTMTTGPIDLRGLPPHERRETIARAMQQIIGERVGKQGEAVPSDQAIHHLGLDSLMAADVLHRLEESFQVALSLQTLLGGATIKDLATTIGDELGVEGSVTTEVPSTGAGAEILGPLSDNQAALWFLSRLAPDSAAANVSLLLHVPPAVDATTLRGALERVAARHAMLRTTFETEADVPVQHVHDHLSPGWTTIDSGTWNWNRLRQEALTAAAMPFDLVQGPLWKACFFAGAEQKWLLLVAHHIVVDGWSMLHLVEEIKRDCAPATQPHAEMAEAAGAPVPYAEYVEWHRTLLAGQEGRSLSQYWKSQLAGELPHYDMLYDRPQQTLEPSHYAWHAFHLDRPLVERLKSLAREEGTTLYVLCLAALRVLLYRYTNQEDTMVVTPVFGRTRARFAQTIGDFVNMLVLRDSLQADSTGRELLTQTKQRFLDALAHQDYPYARVVSDVRPIHQGQRAPLAQVLFVLQPFTLLAELDGPHQPVPRSLSDAGQPAWVSYVIPQQSGQFDLCVEMGESEQGLSGYFEYKDALLSSDRIARMQEHFVRLLEGMVADPSQPLASLPLMSKIEQRDTVMAWGQSSGGTEPELSLHRLIERQAQRTPDAIALEQDGQRMTYRELEVRANRLAHYLRRRGVEPGVVVGLCLERSMNLIVGLLGILKSGGAYLPLDADYPTERLEYMLRDSEVRVLVTQQDQLARLPATNPHTVCLDSEWDQIARCPDGVIQGTDAIENVAYVIYTSGSTGHPKGVMVEHRSIANYVSGITGIIGLAPHDRVLQFASLSFDTAAEEIFPCLAMGATLVLRTPVMVDAVSGFLERCRDWNLTVLDLPTAYWHEVVTRMELEHLPFPESVKTVIIGGERVLPQIVQRWSEQVGTRVRLINTYGPTETTVAATWADLTGMNRDGEVIGDLPIGRPIPHVSVYVLDQRQQPVPVGVPGELYIGGLGVARGYRGRPDLTAAKFDSDPFSTRSGARLYRTGDLVCWRPDGQLDFRGRADRQVKIRGFRVELEEIEAVLNRHPDLERAVVEVREDQPGDKRIVVFMVPRPNNRLGLLQLREQLRSHLPAHMIPSTFIELEALPLTVNGKVDRRALQVAADSRASKVELTSTYLAPRTPTEQVLADIWGEILQLKDVGVHDNFFELGGHSLLATQLVSRVQALFRMALPLRQVFERPTIATLAEVIKAGQHGASATQERPGYEITKIGRGAPLPLSFAQERMWFLYQLSPEAAAYNIPASVRLHGPLNKAALRWAVGELVRRHETLRTTFAQVDGQPRQMIHDILDPVWTEEDVRRLPAELREPRTLEIATAEARRPFDLECGPLLRIVLIQVGDEDHVLVVSTHHIISDQWSYGVIARELVSSYNAFCGRKPFAMAADLAIQYADFAQWQRGWLRGPVLAEQLAHWKSKLTDLPVLALPADRPRPPVHSFKGDHVSIDLSWSLVNRLKQLSVREGVTLYMVFLAGFFSLLHRLTQQRDLIIGTPIANRNRLEVEDLIGTFVNTLVLRTEVTGELTFRELLRHVRDLTLDAYAHQDVPFEKLVEELRPDRSQGGLPLVQVLFNFANTPFARTEFQHLSWTPYEVSRGAAQLDVGLSIDPLASRKAYLEFNTDLFDRSSAERWISQYRELMEAFADDPDATLGRVSMLTADEQHQMLWEWNATDRSFDQTHCFPQLFEAQAARTPEAIALVFEGMEWSYGELNRRVNQLAHHLRDCGVGPDLVVPVFLDRSPEMVLTLLAVMKAGGAYLPLIPGLPIRRLAAMLEASHAAVLVTDSTLVAGLPQHQLPVVCLDREAETIAHCPADNPPPLAGLEHLVYVLFTSGSTGQPKGVEIEHRALVNFLRSMQLEPGMTARDVVVALTPLSFDIAGLELYLPLLSGARIILANKQQAMDGAWLQQELDHGTVTVMQATPATWRMVLQFGWKGGRGVKVLCGGEALPRELAHDLLAKAGSVWNVYGPTETTIWSTLERVRTADRMISLGKPIANTQVYVVDANREAVPVGIPGELYIGGMGLARGYRGAPQLTTERFVPSPFRQGERLYRTGDQVKWLPDGRLEYIGRIDYQVKLRGFRIELGEIESVLAGDPAVKQAVVVVREDIPGDKRLVAYVQPKEGAACDPQALRRAVRDAVPDYMVPAAIVPLTEFPLTPNGKVDRRALPPPSIEPEHDSGQAIEPRNRVELQLTAIWEQVLGITPIGVRDNFFALGGYSLLALRMFSAIEHTFGKRLPMAVLFQAPTIEQLADVLAGEGCTVRWRSLVAIQPEGPKMPFFAVPGVGGNVLVFARLAKLLGEEQPFYGLQARGLDGKEKPFMRVEDMAAHYIEEIRSIQPRGPYLIGGTCTGGLAAYEMAQQLTAQGETVILAVMESWHPRSYLTHWSRPPYLLWPLLFVGMKISTYVRLMRQLPVAEWGTFWKGKLHRLWNMMHHSEAVEHQDEFLYKDQVTYATFHAVARYELKPFRGQVLNVIASKHPLTNSSDDTRLVFGEWATGPSRTIYLPTEDSGRLFIAPHVQELAQHLQAFWQEAETVHRKRPDGRGNGPTTKAA